A region of the Callithrix jacchus isolate 240 chromosome 5, calJac240_pri, whole genome shotgun sequence genome:
GATGCGGAGTGGGTGTGTCTGAGTGAGCTCCTGATAGCACCTGCTGCTGGgggaggcagaaaggaaggggCGAGACCTTAAGTGGGGAAGCCCTCTGGTGTGCCTTATTTGGGGATTTTTCtggcttctcctttctcctgccGTCCCTTAAGATGGGATCAGCAAACCCCAGGGGCAGGGCTGCTGGCTGGAGCCCAGGGTTAAGGATTAGGAGGGGTCCTGACTTCTGATTTGGAACCACTCTTTGGTGAGGATTCCTTTCACCTCCTTTTGTGGGGAGCCTCTCAGGGGTACCCGCTCACCGACTGTAAAACGAGGGGTTGCCCACATCTCCTCCCAGGTTCCTAGATTCTGGGGCAGCTTCTGCCCTGGGGACACTTTCCCATTCTTTTCTGGTTGCCTCATACTGCCGGCCAGCTGTCTCTTCTCCTTTAAGGCTGAGCCTGGCATAGGGGTCTGGTGGAGGAGGCAGGTACTGAGAGTAGCGTGGGGGGTGGAGTAGAGGCATCTTTTGGCCCTTCAGACTCTTGCTTGCCCCTCCTCTGCCAATAAGACAGCATGGGGCAAGGGAGAGGCTGGGCGGGAAGAGAGGCCcccaggcaggaagattgctAAGAACCCTGGTGTGGACTCAGCCACCCCCATCCGATGGCCCAACTGTCTCCCGTCTCCTCAGATCCTCACAGCCTCTGTGGACAATGCCAACATCCTGCTGCAAATCGACAACGCCCGCCTGGCTGCTGATGACTTCCGCACCAAGTGAGTCCTGGCCAGTGGGCAGCCTGGACCAGCTCGGGGAGGATCTCAGGGCTCCTGGGTTGCTTGTGGGAAGGTGCAGGAGCTCAGGGTGAGGCAGTCCTAGAAACCCCACTCCTTAGTCCAGGATGCAGCAAAGGCAGCCAGTTCTGAAGGTTGCTGGGCTTAGGCAGGGAAtataagagagggagagaaggcagagagaagtAAGGAAGCCGGTGGGCGTGGGATCTGGCCCTGTGGTGGTCCCAGGACTCCAGGGCTGGAATTCATCTCCAATCCACCCTCTCATCAACCCTCCGAAACCCTTAGAGTCCTGGCAAAGTGAAGGCAGGTGAGTGGCCAGGACCTGGACCTGCAGGTCCCAGCAGTCTGGGCTGAAGTCTCTGGTTCCCATGGCAGGTTTGAGACAGAGCAGGCCCTGCGCCTGAGTGTGGAGGCTGACATCAATGGCCTGCGCAGGGTGCTGGATGAGCTGACCCTGGCCAGAGCTGACCTGGAGATGCAGATCGAGAACCTCAAGGAGGAGCTGGTGTATCTGAAGAAGAACCACGAGGAGGTGAGGTGGCTGGGGCAGAAGGTCAAAGAGGCTGAGGAGTGGGTGGTGGAGCCCTGGGGCTGGGTCATGGCTGAGGCTGTGGGAGAGAGCAGAGCAGGCGCACTGGGATTAGTCACCTCAGAGTGCCACCCTGTCTGCAGAGTCCTCATTCCTGGGGTCCAGCGTGCTGGGCAGACTCCTCTTTACACTACACTGCTCCTCTGCATCCAAGGAACCTCCCCAGGCCCACAGAAGTGTCCCCTACCTGCTCTGGCCTCTCTCATCAGGGCAGGGGATAAGTAAGGAAGTCTCCTTCTTGTCCCATTTCAAACTCTCAAATCTGGACACCTACCCAGAAGCCTGGAAATTAGAGGGGAACTTTTTGGGGCATAGGCCTAaaacttagattttattttggagaGTCCTTGGTCTAATGGGGGAGATAGAGTCCGATGGCAGAGCCAGGGCCGATACAGAGCAGATGAATAAAAGTCATTTAGAGGGTCAGATagagcagaggcagaagaaaggaggggTCTTTGTGGGGAGTGTGATTCCCTTGTGTGGGAAGGCTTGGGAGTGAGAGGTCAGGACGGGCCCAGATGCTCACACCCACACCCCCTTTTTCCATAGGAGATGAATGCCCTGCGAGGCCAGGTGGGCGGTGAGATCAATGTGGAGATGGACGCTGCCCCAGGCGTGGACCTGAGCCGCATCCTCAATGAGATGCGTGATCAGTATGAGAAGATGGCAGAGAAGAACCGCAAGGATGCCGAGGATTGGTTCTTCAGCAAGGTGAGGGCTGTTGCAGGCCAGAGGTCTCTCTTAGGGGCTGGGGTTCAGGGACCTTGGCACTGGCAGTAAGCCCACCGCCAGACGTCTCGGAGGTGCCCCCTCCTCAGCAAGCTGTATGGACCGCAGAGTTACCTGCTGCATCCACAGACCTGGAGCTGAGCTCAagctgggatctggaggatgggCAGGGAGATAGGGAGTCCCCACAGAATAAAGGCAGGGGATAAAGACCTTGGGAGTTCCCACCTCTCCCTCAAGAAGTCAGGAGCTAGCACCAAGAGCTAGGCTGCACGTTCTGGCTGGTTCTCAAGTTTCTGGTCTGTGCCTCCCACATGCATACAAAGGGATTAACCATACAAAACTAACATTTCAAATGACATGTTTCTGGGTTTGGGATGTGGGAAGCTGAGAAGGAACCACTCTCTCCACAGTCAGATTTGGGAGGAGGTCTGACTTGGGAGAGGGATCCAGGCTCACACTGTCCTCTCCTGTGTCCTGTCTGCAGACAGAAGAGCTGAACCACGAGGTGGCCACCAACAGCGAGCTGGTGCAGAGCGGCAAGAGCGAGATCTCAGAGCTCCGGCGCACCGTGCAGGCATTGGAGATcgagctgcagtcccagctcagCATGGTGGGAACAGTACTATGCATGGGGGTGGGCCCAGAGGAGGGCACTTACCATCCTCACTGACCCTGGTCTTCCTGCCCTCCTGCAGAAAGCATCCCTGGAGGGCAGCCTGGCAGAGACAGAGAACCGCTACTGTGTGCAGCTGTCCCAGATCCAGGGGCTGATCGGCAGCGTGGAGGAGCAGCTGGCCCAGCTACGCTGTGAGATGGAGCAGCAGAACCAGGAGTACAAGATCCTGCTGGATGTGAAGACGCGGCTGGAGCAggagatcgccacctaccgccGCCTGCTGGAGGGCGAGGATGCCCAGTGAGTGGGGGCGcctggggccagggctggggggcCTTTTGGCAGGGATGGGGCTCTCAGACCCACATCTAATCTcctgtctgtgttttttttttcagcctgaCTCAGTACAAGAAAGAACGTAAGCATCTTGGTGGCTGAGGCCCTGGGGGTTGGGTGCATGGGACAGGCAGCCCACCtgcacatggctggagcagggtcCCCAGCAGCTCCAGGAGTTGAGGGCTGGCCCTCAGCAGGGGTGGGAGAAGTGACCCATTAGCACTGAGGGTTGATGCTCAGGAAAGGATTAACTGAGAGAGACACTGTCTGGTCTGATCGGGGTGGGGCAGGGAACTGGTCCTTACCTTGGAGATCCTAATCTGATGGATGAGACAGGTCCTAGCTCTGCAGATTGTCAACTGATGGGAAGATAGGAACATGGTCTCATGCTCTTTGCTGCTGGCAGCTTTCAGATGAGCAAAAGCAGCCCTGTCTCTGGGGACTCCAGCCTGATGGGAGACAGGGTCATGGTCCCTGTCCCCCAGATTCCAGTCTGATGGAGAAGATACAATCCTGGCCCCAGGGTTCCTAGTCTAATGGAGGAGACAGGGACCTGGTTTTTATCTTGGAGATCCTAGTCTGATGAGGGAGATGGGAGCAAATCTATGTCCTGGAGCCTGCAGCGAAATGGAGATGGGTTTCATGTAGGATCCTCTCTGGCAGGACACAGTGGGTCATGATCAAATAACCCATCTGGGGAGGCAAGACACACAGGGCCACCAGCAGAGGGATGGGATGGCAGGGAGGcggtggcaggggcaggggggAGGTGCGTGCAGTGTGATGTCGAGGCGCCAGTGGAGGCTCTCATAGCAGCTGTGGGAGGCCTAGGGAGAGAGCCAGCTCCCGTCCATGGGGGCTTGGGGGTAAGCAAGGGTCTCCTAGCCCCTACCCACTTTCaagcccctgctttttttgcaGCGGTGACCACCCGCCAGGTGCGTACTATTGTGGAAGAGGTCCAGGACGGCAAGGTCATCTCCTCCCGGGAGCAGGTCCACCAGACCACCCACTGAGGACTCAGCTCCTTCCGGCAGCtccccaggaggcagggaggaagctgcCCCATCTGCCCTGCAGTCTCCggcctctccagcctcagcccccgaCTTCAGTCCCTTCCCCTTGCCTCTCTGCCTGATACCAATAAAACTTGTTGACCCAGCTATGAAATGTGTCCTTGTTCTGGACCCTGAAGTGGGCACTAGGGACAGAAGGGTGAACTGGgaaggagtgagggtgaggggaggCGGTGCTTGGACACCTGCTGTTGTTGACTTGGAGGTCAGGGGTCAGCTTAGATCAGCATAAAGATGCTTGCATCTCCCAGGGGCTGGTGATTTTCAGGGGGTGGTCCAGGTTTCGCTAGACTCGGGGTGGAGTGGTCCTAGGTGGCCTCTGATTGCGCTGTGAAtagctctgtgaccctgggaaGTTAGGCAGTCACTTCCCCTCACTGAGCCTTGCTTTCTCATCCATAAATGGATGGGAAGATCTCAGGTGTGGGAGCCTGAATCCTCAGAGATGACTCACTCAGTCAATTGCTcctccccattctgtgggctgtgCCCTACCCCCATCGGGCAGGAAGTGGGCAAGGGCTGGGATAAACAtgaaggggtgtgtgtgggggaagGCAGGCTGGGTGGTTGGGGCCCAGACTCCTGTGTGAGTTTCAGGAAATCCCTAAGAGGGGCTCCCATTGCCCCACCCCAGGAACCTGAGCAGGAGGCTGGCGTTTTCAGGGAAGGTGTCGGACCCCAGGCAGTtgtgggagaaagggaggggcCTCTCTCAGGGGTCAGCTGGTGCTcaggatggggatggggtggggtggggggcactgCAGATGGGGCGGCTGTGCCCAGGGAGCAGTGCCACTGTCCTTGGTGGTCTGGACCCTCTTTAGTTCCCCACCTAGGGACAACTGGTGGGGGGGGGTAGAAACTGTCTcctaggaaaaggaggaggaacagTCCTGCTCCAGCGGCTCCCAGCACACCCTCTGAGCACCAGCCCCAGCTCTTGCTGGTGGCGGCAAGGATGGCTATGGGTAACAGTGTGTGGGAGGTGAGCCTGACACCTGGAAATCTTCCTTCTAGTAAATCCGGAAACTGCTGGGCGGCTTGGGCTGCTTTCCTGGTTTTCTTCAAGGAGAGGGTTAGTGGGAGGAGGGTGCCTCCACCCCGTCACTGGACCTGGGGTGTCTCTGTTGCTGTGGAATCAGACCAGGGCCCCCAAACACCCTCTCTCTCCTGGTGcctggaggctgggggtgggaccCAGGCCTGAGGAGAATGGGAGCAGCCAGAGCCCTCTGAGCCTGGGTGGTGGGGCGTTTGGGACTGGCAGAGGGCAGTGATGGGGGTGGGTACTGACCACTGGGGTATGGGTGACTTTGGGCTGGTCACAGGCCCTCCCTGAACCTTGGAGCTAAGACATGCCAGGAGAATATTTCTCTCTGCAGGGGAGACGGCTGCCTGGAGTCGGGGACTCGTGCCTGTAGCGGCATCTGCACGACTCAAAGCAAGGGCAGGCTGTGCTCCGTCAGAGGCTGACGTCCCCCGGCTGCCTGGCACCAAATGTGGCGCcatggagggcaggagggaggcacTGTTCACACCAGGCCCCACCACACATCCTGCCACCCCCTGGCAGCCACTGCCTCAGCTCTCTCTCACATCCTGCGGCAACCAGAAGAACCAGCCCTGGGCTGCAGATGGCTCATTCGGGATGGTGACTTCATGTATCTGAAAAGCCCCAGGAAGCAGGGAGGTTCTAGGGGAAGGCACCTCGTTATGTGGATGGGGACACTGAGACTCCAAGGAACAGTGACTTAGCCTTTGTCCTGGAGCCTGGCAGGTCAATAGTGGAGATGGACTTGGGAGGGGAGTGGACCCCACTTCCGTGCTGAGAAGAGGAGCCGAGccccacctcctgccccaccccaggctcCAGGCAGGGCTCTGCCTCCCTCCTGTAGATCCTGGGGTTCATGATTACCGATGGGGCGAGTGAGGAGGTGTCAGAGTGTGGGGAGGACCAGAGACAGCCCCAGACTGTGCTCCTCTGCTGGGGAAGAAGCCCCTTTCCACAAAGTGAGTGGGTGGGGGGCTCAGGAGGCCAGAATGGGGGATACCCCCAGTGTACCCAGAGAGCTGAGCCAGTACAGGCAGTGGTTGCTGGGGATGGGGGAGACTTGAGCGGCTTTGTCCAGGCATCCCAAGTAGGCCCAGGCTGCTGGGGACATGAGCCTGAGCTGGACTGGGGACCCAGCTATGGGACTCATGGAGGGACTCACAGCTCATCCACAACCACCCTGCCCACTGCACAGAGTGTTTAACCCCCGGCCATCAAGGCAGAAGCTGTGGATCTGTGGTTGCCCGTGGAGCTGCCACACGTGGTCTCGTGTGATGGACACACACACGATTCTCAGGCCAGGCCCAGGCCAGGGGGAGCTGCCTCTGGAATCCCGTGCAGAGGCTGACCTGGTGGCCTGTGCTGCAGGGAGACCATGTGGTGGGGACACTCACCAATGGCATTACCTCACTCTGTGCCTGGTTCGCATTGAGTCCAGGGGAAGGAGGAGACACTGGCCCTGACCCAGAGAGAGAGTGCCTGCCCAGAGGGGACCTGAGGGACGACAATGGTCCCTCAGTCCTTACGAAGTGTGGGTCTCTTGTGGCATCCCAGGTTTTGGGGAGATGAAGGGAACAGATGGAGCACAGCCAGGCAGGTCTGCCCCCAAGCACAGAGCCAGGGGG
Encoded here:
- the KRT17 gene encoding keratin, type I cytoskeletal 17, giving the protein MTTTIRQFTSSSSIKGSSGLGGGSSRTSCRLSGGLGGGSCRLASAGGLGSALGGSSYSSCYSFGSGGGYGSSFDGLLAGGEKATMQNLNDRLASYLDKVRALEEANTELEVKIRDWYQRQAPGPARDYSHYYKTIEELQNKILTASVDNANILLQIDNARLAADDFRTKFETEQALRLSVEADINGLRRVLDELTLARADLEMQIENLKEELVYLKKNHEEEMNALRGQVGGEINVEMDAAPGVDLSRILNEMRDQYEKMAEKNRKDAEDWFFSKTEELNHEVATNSELVQSGKSEISELRRTVQALEIELQSQLSMKASLEGSLAETENRYCVQLSQIQGLIGSVEEQLAQLRCEMEQQNQEYKILLDVKTRLEQEIATYRRLLEGEDAHLTQYKKEPVTTRQVRTIVEEVQDGKVISSREQVHQTTH